The following coding sequences are from one Vicugna pacos chromosome 19, VicPac4, whole genome shotgun sequence window:
- the SPEF1 gene encoding sperm flagellar protein 1 isoform X2, which produces MASSVDEEALHQLYLWVDNIPLSRPKRNLSRDFSDGEVIKFYFPKMVEMHNYVPANSLQQKLSNWSHLNRKVLNKLNFSVPEDVMRKIAQCAPGVVELVLIPLRQRLEERQRRRKQGANSLQELALQDGTEYMDVGLSQKARGEAALDPQGRGQLRVDHQPAPRPPGYSQALQGDPSFILQIAEKEQELLASQETVQVLQMKVKRLEHLLQLKNVRIEDLSRRLQQAERKQRRLDRFPEPRSHMQRPGLHPKAVPNTRGCTLVLPVLGLGEWSPSLAHTPRTRSPPCSEDSGSSIQASPLSAGQWGKLPQIAEGLPCPSWALTWDPSRGWRTQQLEKKG; this is translated from the exons ATGGCGAGCAGCGTGGATGAGGAAGCGCTGCACCAGCTCTACCTGTGGGTAGACAACATACCTCTGTCCCGGCCCAAGCGAAATCTCTCTCGGGACTTCAGTGACGGAG AGGTCATCAAGTTTTACTTCCCCAAGATGGTGGAGATGCACAATTATGTCCCTGCCAACTCTCTCCAGCAGAAGCTCAGCAACTGGAGTCACTTGAACAG GAAGGTTCTGAACAAGCTGAACTTCTCGGTACCAGAGGACGTGATGCGTAAGATCGCACAGTGTGCCCCGGGCGTGGTGGAGCTGGTGCTCATTCCACTGAGGCAGCGcctggaggagaggcagaggcGCAGGAAGCAGGGCGCTAACTCCTTACAG GAGCTGGCTCTCCAGGATGGCACTGAATACATGGATGTGG GTTTGTCCCAGAAGGCCAGAGGGGAAGCTGCCCTGGACCCCCAGGGAAGGGGCCAGCTCAG GGTGGACCATCAGCCTGCACCCCGGCCTCCGGGGTATAGTCAGGCGCTGCAGGGCGACCCAAGCTTCATCCTCCAGATCGCTGAGAAAGAGCAGGAGCTGTTGGCCTCACAGGAGACCGTGCAG GTGCTGCAGATGAAAGTGAAACGCTTGGAGCACCTGCTCCAGCTCAAGAACGTGCGCATCGAAGACCTCTCCAGGCGGCTCCAGCAGGCGGAGCGTAAGCAGCG GAGACTGGACCGCTTTCCAGAACCCAGAAGCCACATGCAGAGACCTGGCCTGCACCCCAAAGCAGTGCCCAACACCAGGGGCTGTACTTTGGTGCTTCCTGTGCTGGGCCTTGGGGAGTGGTCCCCCAGCTTGGCCCACACCCCTAGAACCAGGTCCCCACCTTGCTCTGAAGACAGCGGCAGCTCCATCCAGGCTAGTCCTCTGTCTGCTGGGCAATGGGGAAAGCTGCCTCAGATAGCTGAGGGGCTTCCTTGCCCATCCTGGGCACTCACCTGGGACCCATCTAGAGGCTGGAGAACACAGCAACTGGAGAAGAAGGGGTGA
- the SPEF1 gene encoding sperm flagellar protein 1 isoform X3 yields MASSVDEEALHQLYLWVDNIPLSRPKRNLSRDFSDGVLVAEVIKFYFPKMVEMHNYVPANSLQQKLSNWSHLNRKVLNKLNFSVPEDVMRKIAQCAPGVVELVLIPLRQRLEERQRRRKQGANSLQELALQDGTEYMDVGLSQKARGEAALDPQGRGQLRVDHQPAPRPPGYSQALQGDPSFILQIAEKEQELLASQETVQVLQMKVKRLEHLLQLKNVRIEDLSRRLQQAERKQR; encoded by the exons ATGGCGAGCAGCGTGGATGAGGAAGCGCTGCACCAGCTCTACCTGTGGGTAGACAACATACCTCTGTCCCGGCCCAAGCGAAATCTCTCTCGGGACTTCAGTGACGGAG TCCTGGTCGCAGAGGTCATCAAGTTTTACTTCCCCAAGATGGTGGAGATGCACAATTATGTCCCTGCCAACTCTCTCCAGCAGAAGCTCAGCAACTGGAGTCACTTGAACAG GAAGGTTCTGAACAAGCTGAACTTCTCGGTACCAGAGGACGTGATGCGTAAGATCGCACAGTGTGCCCCGGGCGTGGTGGAGCTGGTGCTCATTCCACTGAGGCAGCGcctggaggagaggcagaggcGCAGGAAGCAGGGCGCTAACTCCTTACAG GAGCTGGCTCTCCAGGATGGCACTGAATACATGGATGTGG GTTTGTCCCAGAAGGCCAGAGGGGAAGCTGCCCTGGACCCCCAGGGAAGGGGCCAGCTCAG GGTGGACCATCAGCCTGCACCCCGGCCTCCGGGGTATAGTCAGGCGCTGCAGGGCGACCCAAGCTTCATCCTCCAGATCGCTGAGAAAGAGCAGGAGCTGTTGGCCTCACAGGAGACCGTGCAG GTGCTGCAGATGAAAGTGAAACGCTTGGAGCACCTGCTCCAGCTCAAGAACGTGCGCATCGAAGACCTCTCCAGGCGGCTCCAGCAGGCGGAGCGTAAGCAGCGGTGA
- the SPEF1 gene encoding sperm flagellar protein 1 isoform X1 has product MASSVDEEALHQLYLWVDNIPLSRPKRNLSRDFSDGVLVAEVIKFYFPKMVEMHNYVPANSLQQKLSNWSHLNRKVLNKLNFSVPEDVMRKIAQCAPGVVELVLIPLRQRLEERQRRRKQGANSLQELALQDGTEYMDVGLSQKARGEAALDPQGRGQLRVDHQPAPRPPGYSQALQGDPSFILQIAEKEQELLASQETVQVLQMKVKRLEHLLQLKNVRIEDLSRRLQQAERKQRRLDRFPEPRSHMQRPGLHPKAVPNTRGCTLVLPVLGLGEWSPSLAHTPRTRSPPCSEDSGSSIQASPLSAGQWGKLPQIAEGLPCPSWALTWDPSRGWRTQQLEKKG; this is encoded by the exons ATGGCGAGCAGCGTGGATGAGGAAGCGCTGCACCAGCTCTACCTGTGGGTAGACAACATACCTCTGTCCCGGCCCAAGCGAAATCTCTCTCGGGACTTCAGTGACGGAG TCCTGGTCGCAGAGGTCATCAAGTTTTACTTCCCCAAGATGGTGGAGATGCACAATTATGTCCCTGCCAACTCTCTCCAGCAGAAGCTCAGCAACTGGAGTCACTTGAACAG GAAGGTTCTGAACAAGCTGAACTTCTCGGTACCAGAGGACGTGATGCGTAAGATCGCACAGTGTGCCCCGGGCGTGGTGGAGCTGGTGCTCATTCCACTGAGGCAGCGcctggaggagaggcagaggcGCAGGAAGCAGGGCGCTAACTCCTTACAG GAGCTGGCTCTCCAGGATGGCACTGAATACATGGATGTGG GTTTGTCCCAGAAGGCCAGAGGGGAAGCTGCCCTGGACCCCCAGGGAAGGGGCCAGCTCAG GGTGGACCATCAGCCTGCACCCCGGCCTCCGGGGTATAGTCAGGCGCTGCAGGGCGACCCAAGCTTCATCCTCCAGATCGCTGAGAAAGAGCAGGAGCTGTTGGCCTCACAGGAGACCGTGCAG GTGCTGCAGATGAAAGTGAAACGCTTGGAGCACCTGCTCCAGCTCAAGAACGTGCGCATCGAAGACCTCTCCAGGCGGCTCCAGCAGGCGGAGCGTAAGCAGCG GAGACTGGACCGCTTTCCAGAACCCAGAAGCCACATGCAGAGACCTGGCCTGCACCCCAAAGCAGTGCCCAACACCAGGGGCTGTACTTTGGTGCTTCCTGTGCTGGGCCTTGGGGAGTGGTCCCCCAGCTTGGCCCACACCCCTAGAACCAGGTCCCCACCTTGCTCTGAAGACAGCGGCAGCTCCATCCAGGCTAGTCCTCTGTCTGCTGGGCAATGGGGAAAGCTGCCTCAGATAGCTGAGGGGCTTCCTTGCCCATCCTGGGCACTCACCTGGGACCCATCTAGAGGCTGGAGAACACAGCAACTGGAGAAGAAGGGGTGA